Proteins found in one Pararge aegeria chromosome 12, ilParAegt1.1, whole genome shotgun sequence genomic segment:
- the LOC120627872 gene encoding uncharacterized protein LOC120627872, with product MKIFFGIVVMLIPLRRRPRPPFEVIEIWLQSLLMHLAGAGPLPRTLLADILQYARGAAGRAPATPECCPRAPDAGIFCLGRARRRPPGRVRKVTRASPPAPRPRLPHERRSALQSQSAAALAGRAPPPLGKCVSAGQLAPGYILRAGAAGIDVTRVDDVAAWLEPPRLPDSDSSSDDDEGDAGAAPRAESPSVARDPEGIPKTVEPKSEKPNFVKKLLSPKLSRLFKPNPREIVQKPGADDREEKSKSKFFVQRPTSPGLTRSAYRVRPAENDKKTNLNQNVLKTDVKLASMGKPMTPIFRRHLSTEKPDFADVRFSYRERRYEPKVQDKLEARTRLKANPMGAVEKKLTQLRSAPNAATLTPVLEKRDKQAHGDKREKELPKKREIGISRSNYVKLANLRIGKERGAAPPPDAPARPL from the coding sequence atgaagatattttttggaataGTTGTCATGCTGATTCCTTTGCGTCGTCGCCCCAGGCCGCCGTTCGAGGTGATCGAGATCTGGCTGCAGTCCCTGCTGATGCACCTGGCCGGCGCGGGCCCGCTGCCGCGCACGCTGCTGGCCGACATCCTGCAGTACGCGCGCGGCGCCGCCGGCCGCGCGCCCGCCACGCCCGAGTGCTGCCCGCGCGCGCCCGACGCCGGCATCTTCTGCCTCGgccgcgcgcgccgccgccCGCCCGGCCGCGTGCGCAAGGTAACCCGCGCGTCCCCGCCGGCCCCTCGGCCCCGACTCCCTCACGAGCGCCGTTCCGCCTTGCAGTCGCAGTCCGCCGCGGCGCTGGCGGgccgcgcgccgccgccgctgGGCAAGTGCGTGTCGGCCGGCCAGCTCGCGCCCGGCTACATCCTGCGCGCCGGCGCCGCGGGCATCGACGTCACGCGCGTGGACGACGTGGCCGCGTGGCTCGAGCCGCCCCGCCTGCCGGACTCCGACTCGTCCTCGGACGACGACGAGGGCGACGCCGGCGCGGCCCCTCGCGCCGAATCCCCGAGCGTCGCGCGAGACCCCGAAGGCATTCCGAAAACTGTGGAACCTAAATCCGAAAAACCCAACTTCGTCAAGAAGCTCCTGTCACCCAAACTCAGTCGGCTGTTCAAACCGAACCCGAGAGAAATCGTTCAGAAGCCGGGGGCGGACGATAGAGAGGAGAAGTCGAAGAGTAAGTTTTTTGTTCAACGCCCGACTTCCCCCGGTCTGACGCGCTCGGCGTATAGGGTCCGACCGGCAGAGAACGAtaagaaaacaaatttaaacCAAAACGTGCTAAAAACCGACGTCAAATTGGCCAGCATGGGAAAACCGATGACTCCGATATTCAGGCGGCATCTGTCGACCGAGAAACCCGACTTCGCCGATGTGAGGTTCAGTTACAGAGAACGGAGGTACGAACCTAAGGTGCAGGACAAGTTAGAAGCGAGGACCAGACTCAAAGCCAATCCGATGGGAGCCGTCGAAAAGAAACTGACACAGCTGAGAAGCGCGCCCAACGCCGCCACTCTCACTCCCGTCCTGGAGAAGAGGGATAAACAGGCGCACGGGGACAAGCGAGAGAAGGAGTTGCCCAAGAAGCGGGAGATAGGGATATCCCGCAGCAACTACGTGAAGCTGGCCAACCTGCGCATCGGCAAGGAGCggggcgccgcgccgccgccggaCGCGCCCGCGCGCCCGCTGTAG
- the LOC120627813 gene encoding LIM domain kinase 1 — MERQDQKAEILSCASCLNDIGDEEYVTALGQDWHRDCFRCSDCDGQLDTWYFEKDGMLFCQADYWARFGDECQQCHQVITGPVMAAGEHRFHPECFACSACGAHLEDTEPYALLDRRRLYCGACYSGGAGPQRDAHTIRVLRAPAHALRLEPAPGGALRVHQIDSSCGVLALHIGDKVLEVNGAPVAGRPLADIQRTLASPEVIQLTIEHNPATINAKRGTSDVQKRSDEDRPSQETKSPVERKILKEDLKKHIPNAHSNEGAEELGVRKERLFKRKGEDGGKPRVIKRRQVPQSPRLADKERSSSMSKLLDAVDGEEPNGVLGDLSRARSFRAEPAAEQKVFRASDLIQGELLGAGFFGAAYAVTVRATGERMVLKQLYRADAAAQRGLLREVGVLRALRHRCVLRFAGVLYRDRRLHLVTELVPGGTLHALLRDPARALPWPARARLAADVAAGLGYLHRRNVIHRDLNSHNCLIRPGDELSVVVADFGLARVVQRTASSGPHAKLRRKRYTVVGNPYWMAPEMMNGCVYDEKVDVFSFGIVVCEIISRVSADPDFLPRRSDFGLNERAFLDKFCASCPEPFYRLAFLACDLDPDARFNSSTGSHRAAADCIGRTEGLRR, encoded by the exons ATGCTCCGACTGCGACGGGCAGCTGGACACGTGGTACTTCGAGAAAGATGGCATGCTGTTCTGTCAGGCCGACTACTGGGCGCGCTTCGGCGACGAGTGCCAGCAGTGTCACCAG GTAATCACTGGCCCCGTGATGGCGGCGGGCGAGCACCGCTTCCACCCGGAGTGCTTTGCGTGCAGCGCGTGCGGCGCGCACCTCGAGGACACGGAGCCCTACGCGCTGCTCGACCGCCGCCGGCTTTACTG CGGCGCGTGCTACTCGGGCGGCGCGGGCCCGCAGCGCGACGCGCACACCATCCGCGTGCTGCGCGCGCCCGCGCACGCGCTGCGCCTCGAGCCCGCGCCCGGCGGCGCGCTGCGCGTGCACCA GATCGACTCCAGCTGCGGCGTGCTGGCGCTGCACATAGGCGACAAGGTGCTGGAAGTGAACGGCGCGCCCGTCGCCGGCCGCCCGCTGGCGGACATACAGCGCACGCTGGCCAGCCCGGAAGTCATACAG TTAACCATAGAACACAATCCGGCTACGATAAACGCTAAACGCGGCACTTCAGATGTGCAGAAACGGTCGGATGAGGACAGGCCCAGCCAAGAGACTAAATCGCCCGTCGAGAGGAAAATACTCAAGGAAGACTTGAAGAAACACATTCCCAATGCACATTCCAACGAAGGCGCGGAGGAGCTCGGAGTGAGGAAGGAGAGATTGTTCAAGAGGAAAGGAGAGGACGGAGGCAAGCCGCGCGTGATCAAGAGGAGGCAGGTGCCGCAGTCGCCTCGCCTGGCCGACAAGGAGAGAAGCAGCAGTATGTCCAAACTGCTGGACGC TGTCGACGGAGAAGAGCCAAACGGAGTGCTGGGCGACCTCAGCCGAGCGCGCTCTTTCCGCGCGGAGCCCGCCGCGGAGCAGAAGGTGTTTCGCGCCTCTGACCTCATCCAG GGCGAGCTGCTGGGCGCGGGGTTCTTCGGCGCGGCGTACGCGGTGACGGTGCGCGCCACGGGCGAGCGCATGGTGCTGAAGCAGCTGTACCGCGCGGACGCGGCGGCGCAGCGCGGCCTGCTGCGCGAGGTGGGCGTGCTGCGCGCGCTGCGCCACCGCTGCGTGCTGCGCTTCGCCGGCGTGCTGTACCGCGACCGGCGCCTGCACCTCGTCACCGAGCTCGTGCCCGGCGGCACGCTGCACGCGCTGCTGCGGGACCCCGCGCGCGCGCTGCCCTGGCCCGCGCGCGCGCGCCTGGCCGCCGACGTGGCCGCCGGCCTGGGCTACCTGCACCGCCGCAACGTCATCCACCGCGACCTCAACTCGCACAACTGCCTCATCCGCCCCGGCGAC GAGCTGAGCGTGGTGGTGGCGGACTTCGGGCTGGCGCGCGTGGTGCAGCGCACGGCGAGCAGCGGGCCGCACGCCAAGCTGCGGCGCAAGCGGTACACCGTGGTGGGCAACCCCTACTGGATGGCGCCCGAGATGATGAATGGCTGCGTCTACGACGAGAAGGTGGACGTGTTCTCCTTCGGCATCGTGGTGTGCGAG ATCATCAGCCGCGTGTCGGCCGACCCGGACTTCCTGCCGCGGCGCTCGGACTTCGGCCTGAACGAGCGCGCCTTCCTCGACAAGTTCTGCGCTTCGTGCCCGGAGCCCTTCTACCGCCTCGCCTTCCTGGCCTGCGATCTCGACCCGGACGCGAGGTTTAACTCTTCCACTGGATCGCACCGCGCCGCTGCCGATTGCATCGGTCGCACTGAGGGTTTGCGGAGATGA